The Candidatus Saccharibacteria bacterium oral taxon 488 genome has a segment encoding these proteins:
- the rplL gene encoding 50S ribosomal protein L7/L12, whose product MADIKKLAEELTKLTVLEVNELKNHLKEEYGIEPAAAAVAVAGPAAGGDTAAEDEKTEFTVTLKDAGAQKVAVIKAVKEITGLGLGESKAIVDGAPAPVKEKVSKDEAEAAKKTLEDAGASVELS is encoded by the coding sequence ATGGCTGATATTAAGAAATTGGCTGAAGAACTGACCAAGTTGACAGTTCTAGAAGTTAACGAATTGAAAAATCACCTGAAAGAAGAATACGGCATCGAGCCGGCTGCAGCCGCAGTTGCGGTGGCTGGTCCAGCTGCTGGCGGCGATACTGCCGCAGAAGATGAAAAAACTGAGTTCACCGTCACCCTAAAGGACGCGGGTGCTCAAAAAGTCGCTGTCATCAAGGCTGTGAAGGAAATCACCGGCTTAGGCCTCGGCGAGTCAAAGGCTATCGTTGACGGCGCACCAGCACCAGTCAAGGAAAAGGTGTCAAAGGACGAAGCTGAAGCTGCCAAGAAGACGCTCGAGGATGCAGGCGCTAGCGTTGAGTTAAGCTAA
- the rplJ gene encoding 50S ribosomal protein L10, translating into MAISRDKKQTLVAELTELLKDAKGTAFARYQGLSVAELQELRKAAREANVVIKVVKNRLVRVALQGVNTYKETDTDLLVGQLVYAISAEDEVMPAKVLDTFAKTHPALQLAGGFSGEGLGINEADIKALAGLPSKDQLIAEVVAQLLSPVHDTVGALGGNLHGLLDGIEAKAAA; encoded by the coding sequence ATGGCAATTTCACGCGATAAAAAACAAACTTTGGTTGCTGAACTAACCGAGCTTCTGAAAGACGCCAAAGGTACGGCATTTGCGCGGTACCAGGGTCTGAGCGTGGCTGAATTGCAAGAGCTGCGCAAGGCTGCCCGCGAAGCAAACGTTGTCATCAAGGTTGTCAAAAACCGCTTGGTACGCGTAGCATTGCAGGGCGTCAACACCTACAAAGAAACCGACACTGACCTCCTGGTTGGCCAGTTGGTCTACGCCATCAGCGCGGAAGACGAGGTCATGCCAGCCAAAGTTTTGGACACGTTTGCAAAGACACATCCAGCACTACAGTTGGCCGGTGGTTTCTCAGGCGAAGGCCTCGGCATCAACGAAGCTGACATCAAAGCGCTGGCAGGCTTGCCAAGCAAAGACCAGCTCATCGCCGAAGTGGTCGCACAACTACTCTCACCAGTTCACGATACCGTGGGCGCATTGGGCGGCAATTTGCACGGCTTACTGGACGGCATCGAAGCCAAAGCTGCAGCTTAA
- a CDS encoding WhiB family transcriptional regulator, which produces MSELLPNTKNQSEAATANWRNEANCLGSDPDTFFPESKDKRYAKDALAVCRKCEVKDDCLDHAIENDEKYGIWGGMTPEARKKLSRRSRNTQTRHRIHKNS; this is translated from the coding sequence ATGAGTGAATTATTGCCAAATACTAAGAACCAGTCCGAAGCTGCCACCGCTAACTGGCGTAATGAGGCAAACTGTCTCGGAAGTGACCCAGACACGTTCTTTCCAGAATCTAAAGATAAACGATACGCCAAAGACGCTCTCGCAGTTTGCCGTAAATGCGAGGTCAAGGATGACTGTCTTGATCACGCGATTGAGAACGATGAAAAATATGGCATCTGGGGCGGCATGACACCAGAGGCAAGGAAGAAGCTATCTCGACGCAGCAGAAATACACAAACCCGCCATCGTATACATAAAAATTCATAA
- the rplA gene encoding 50S ribosomal protein L1: MERRGKKYQEAAKKIEKSKLYSLDEALKLATETSPVKFDASVEIHVRLGVDPRQADQNVRSTVALPHGTGKDVRVAVFAPETEHAAAKKAGADIIGDEEFLKQLDKEELNFDILVATPQYMPKLGKYARLLGPRGLMPNPKSGTVATDVAKAVSEAKAGKVEYRVDKQAIVHLAIGKVSFGAGKLAENTRAFLASLNAQKPSSLKGIYIKSIAVVTAMGPSVKVETSL; this comes from the coding sequence CTGGAGCGCCGCGGCAAGAAATATCAGGAAGCTGCGAAGAAGATTGAGAAAAGTAAATTATACAGCCTCGACGAAGCACTGAAACTGGCGACTGAGACCAGCCCGGTCAAGTTCGACGCCAGCGTTGAAATCCACGTTCGCTTGGGTGTCGATCCGCGCCAAGCCGACCAGAACGTCCGCTCGACCGTAGCACTACCGCACGGCACCGGTAAAGACGTTCGCGTGGCGGTTTTCGCACCGGAAACCGAACATGCCGCTGCTAAGAAAGCTGGCGCAGACATCATCGGCGACGAGGAATTCCTGAAGCAGCTGGACAAGGAAGAGCTGAACTTTGATATTTTGGTCGCCACGCCGCAATATATGCCAAAGCTTGGCAAGTACGCCCGGCTACTCGGCCCGCGCGGTTTGATGCCAAATCCAAAGTCCGGCACCGTCGCTACCGACGTCGCCAAAGCCGTGTCTGAAGCCAAGGCCGGCAAGGTCGAGTACCGCGTCGACAAGCAGGCCATCGTCCACTTGGCGATCGGTAAAGTGTCATTTGGCGCCGGCAAACTGGCAGAAAACACCCGCGCTTTCCTCGCCAGCCTGAACGCCCAAAAGCCATCCAGCCTCAAGGGCATTTATATCAAATCTATCGCTGTCGTCACCGCCATGGGGCCGAGCGTAAAGGTTGAAACTTCACTGTAA